In Candidatus Binataceae bacterium, a single window of DNA contains:
- a CDS encoding energy transducer TonB, protein MSRVNSAANSRRHFVSLAASILAHAALIALILYSAPRLSGGGHDWVLAYLVEVGPGNGGTAGGAKGLPAIKIEPASIPEAPIRSALSGDAVASKLLDVDVRDEIRTLPRPGVMASLSAGDLRPFGRKSAERGPSSQHRGSASAGGSGEGSGNGDTISDGLGGAGIRIAHADYGANPAPMYPARSRQRAEQGTVTLHVLVAIDGSVERIEIAESSGFADLDRSALDTVSKRWRFVPAKRNDGHPVESWVLVPIRFALR, encoded by the coding sequence GTGAGCCGTGTAAATTCCGCGGCGAATTCGCGACGCCATTTTGTGTCCTTGGCAGCATCGATTCTTGCTCACGCAGCCCTAATCGCGTTGATCCTCTATTCTGCTCCCCGCCTAAGCGGAGGGGGCCACGACTGGGTGCTCGCCTACCTGGTCGAGGTCGGGCCTGGGAACGGCGGGACCGCAGGTGGGGCAAAAGGACTGCCCGCCATCAAAATCGAACCGGCGTCGATACCGGAAGCGCCGATACGCTCCGCTCTCTCCGGCGACGCCGTTGCATCGAAGCTCCTCGACGTTGACGTCCGCGACGAAATCCGGACCTTGCCTCGCCCGGGCGTGATGGCGAGTCTCAGCGCAGGCGACCTTCGTCCATTCGGCCGCAAGAGCGCGGAGCGCGGCCCATCATCGCAGCATCGTGGATCCGCATCCGCCGGAGGCTCTGGTGAGGGTTCCGGGAACGGCGACACTATTAGCGATGGACTCGGCGGCGCCGGCATTCGAATCGCCCATGCGGACTACGGCGCCAACCCCGCGCCGATGTATCCGGCCCGCTCGCGCCAGCGCGCAGAACAGGGCACCGTGACGCTGCACGTGCTGGTTGCTATCGACGGCTCCGTGGAGCGAATCGAAATTGCTGAATCATCAGGCTTCGCTGACCTCGATCGGTCCGCCCTTGACACCGTGAGTAAACGCTGGCGCTTCGTCCCAGCCAAACGCAACGACGGACACCCGGTGGAAAGCTGGGTCTTGGTCCCGATCCGCTTCGCGCTCCGCTGA
- a CDS encoding GatB/YqeY domain-containing protein codes for MKKKLQDDLKGAMKSGDTRRTMAIRGLLAEITRVEKDARREANEAEITQVIKRERARREEALGFARQANRADLIGQNETEAKILSGYLPAEVSAEELRATIAEAIAGGAAQMGPLMKALRDQFGARLDGKVASELAREALSKKGE; via the coding sequence ATGAAAAAAAAACTCCAGGACGATCTTAAGGGCGCGATGAAAAGCGGCGATACTCGGCGCACGATGGCGATTCGCGGATTGCTAGCGGAGATAACCCGCGTCGAAAAGGACGCCCGCCGCGAAGCCAACGAGGCGGAGATCACGCAGGTCATCAAACGCGAGCGAGCCCGCCGCGAAGAGGCGCTCGGCTTTGCCCGGCAAGCGAATCGCGCCGACTTGATCGGGCAGAACGAAACCGAAGCCAAAATTCTCTCGGGATACCTGCCCGCCGAGGTCTCCGCCGAAGAACTCCGCGCCACGATCGCCGAAGCCATCGCCGGCGGCGCTGCCCAGATGGGCCCGCTGATGAAGGCGTTGCGTGACCAGTTCGGTGCTCGCCTCGATGGCAAAGTCGCAAGCGAACTCGCCAGAGAAGCTTTGTCGAAGAAGGGAGAGTGA
- a CDS encoding acyl-CoA dehydrogenase family protein yields MSIDFTMPEQVLELRDQMRAFIQEEIEPAESQMQKTGQWREGIIELRRKARQRGLWLPHMPPEFGGLGLGPLGIAMISAECGRNRLAPFIVNCQAPDEGNMHTLLHFATPAQKEKYLRPLCEGRVRSCFAMTEPEVAGSDPTQIQTHAEKQGDNWVINGHKWFISGAHGAKFAIVIARTDPEAEPPQARNSAFIVDLPNPGFEIVRDIDTMAGRGNHCEIRFKNCIVPADSMLGPRGQGHTLGQVRLGPARLAHCMRWIGNAEVALEMMLKRAMERQVQGGKLIDKQAIQFKISESVMELYQSKLMVLHSAYLIENKLPFRQEVSMAKHHVANTLWRIVDRAIQIHGALGYSTDTPLESMLRHARSARLVDGADEVHLTQIARHTIEAYKRDGSTRAATGGADLL; encoded by the coding sequence ATGTCGATTGATTTCACAATGCCCGAGCAGGTACTCGAGCTTCGCGACCAGATGCGGGCATTTATCCAGGAAGAGATCGAGCCGGCTGAATCTCAGATGCAGAAAACCGGCCAATGGCGCGAGGGAATCATCGAGCTGCGCCGCAAGGCCCGCCAAAGAGGTCTCTGGCTCCCACACATGCCGCCGGAATTCGGCGGGCTCGGCCTCGGGCCGCTGGGGATCGCGATGATCTCCGCCGAATGCGGCCGCAATCGCCTCGCGCCGTTCATCGTGAATTGCCAGGCGCCCGATGAAGGCAACATGCACACGTTGCTGCACTTCGCCACTCCCGCGCAAAAGGAGAAGTATCTGCGTCCGCTGTGTGAAGGCCGCGTGCGCTCGTGCTTCGCGATGACCGAGCCCGAGGTGGCGGGCTCCGACCCGACTCAGATTCAGACCCATGCCGAAAAGCAGGGTGACAATTGGGTAATCAACGGACACAAATGGTTTATCTCAGGCGCGCATGGCGCTAAGTTCGCCATAGTGATCGCGCGTACCGATCCAGAGGCGGAACCGCCACAGGCGCGCAATTCTGCCTTCATCGTCGATCTGCCCAACCCGGGTTTCGAAATCGTCCGCGACATCGACACGATGGCCGGCAGGGGCAATCATTGCGAGATTCGTTTCAAGAATTGCATCGTGCCTGCCGATTCGATGCTAGGTCCGCGCGGGCAGGGCCACACTCTGGGTCAAGTGCGGCTGGGACCGGCACGGCTTGCGCATTGCATGCGCTGGATCGGTAACGCGGAAGTCGCGCTCGAGATGATGCTCAAGCGCGCGATGGAGCGTCAGGTGCAGGGTGGCAAACTGATCGACAAGCAGGCCATTCAATTCAAGATTTCCGAGTCGGTCATGGAGCTCTACCAGAGCAAGCTCATGGTCCTGCATAGCGCCTATCTGATCGAGAACAAGCTCCCGTTCCGGCAGGAAGTCTCGATGGCGAAGCATCACGTCGCCAATACCCTGTGGCGTATCGTGGACCGCGCGATTCAGATTCACGGTGCTCTGGGCTACTCGACCGACACGCCGCTGGAGTCGATGCTGCGTCACGCACGTTCGGCCCGGCTGGTCGATGGAGCCGACGAGGTGCACCTGACCCAAATCGCGCGCCACACGATTGAAGCATACAAGCGCGACGGGAGCACCCGAGCGGCAACCGGCGGGGCGGATTTGCTGTGA
- a CDS encoding epoxide hydrolase: MAKVEPFSIKIRDEVLADLKARLDQTRFPDEVPDTAWEYGTNLAYLRELVDYWRTRYDWRKHEKHLNSLRHFRTEITDLDLHFIHEEGRGPNPKPLLLIHGWPGSVYEFMEIIPMLTDPAAHGGEASDSFTVVAPSLPGYGFSGHAKARAMNIQAIADIFFKLMTETLGFPRFAVQGGDWGSVITARIGEAYPSYLYGIHLNMIPVGPTEGRNAPELTPEEKVFLGEMEKFRTAETGYQWIQGTKPQTLAYGLNDSPAGLAAWIVEKFRTWSDCHGNLESRFTKDQLLTNVMIYWITGSINSSTRLYYEARHHPWRLKPGTRIQTPAAVALFPGELARPPRHWAERVLNVQRWTPMARGGHFAAMEEPRLLAEDIRAFFREQN; encoded by the coding sequence ATGGCCAAAGTCGAACCATTTTCTATCAAGATACGCGACGAGGTCCTTGCCGATCTCAAAGCTCGGCTCGACCAAACGCGCTTTCCGGACGAAGTGCCCGATACTGCCTGGGAATACGGAACCAACCTCGCCTATCTGCGCGAGCTCGTCGACTACTGGCGCACACGATACGACTGGCGCAAGCACGAAAAGCATCTGAACAGCCTGCGTCATTTTCGCACCGAGATCACAGACCTCGATCTGCACTTCATCCACGAAGAAGGACGCGGCCCCAATCCCAAGCCACTGCTTCTCATCCACGGCTGGCCCGGGTCGGTCTATGAGTTTATGGAAATCATCCCGATGCTCACTGACCCCGCCGCGCACGGCGGTGAGGCGAGCGACTCATTCACCGTAGTTGCGCCATCGCTTCCCGGCTATGGTTTTTCCGGCCACGCGAAGGCGCGCGCAATGAACATCCAGGCGATTGCCGACATCTTCTTCAAGCTCATGACCGAAACGCTTGGCTTCCCGCGCTTCGCGGTGCAAGGCGGTGATTGGGGTTCCGTGATCACCGCGCGGATAGGCGAGGCCTACCCGTCGTATCTCTATGGCATTCACCTCAACATGATTCCGGTCGGCCCCACCGAGGGCCGTAACGCCCCCGAGCTGACGCCGGAAGAAAAAGTCTTTCTCGGCGAAATGGAAAAGTTCCGTACCGCTGAGACCGGCTACCAATGGATCCAGGGAACCAAGCCGCAGACGCTCGCCTATGGTCTCAACGACTCGCCTGCCGGCCTTGCCGCATGGATCGTCGAGAAGTTCCGTACCTGGAGCGATTGCCACGGCAACCTCGAGTCGCGCTTCACCAAGGATCAGTTGCTCACCAACGTCATGATCTATTGGATTACCGGGTCGATTAATTCATCGACCCGGCTTTACTACGAGGCGCGCCACCATCCCTGGCGCCTTAAGCCCGGCACCCGCATCCAAACGCCGGCCGCTGTCGCACTGTTCCCCGGCGAGCTGGCCCGTCCGCCGCGGCACTGGGCGGAACGCGTCCTGAATGTGCAGCGCTGGACTCCGATGGCGAGGGGAGGCCATTTCGCTGCCATGGAGGAACCCAGGCTTCTCGCCGAAGACATCCGCGCCTTTTTCAGGGAGCAGAACTAG
- a CDS encoding amidohydrolase family protein gives MEAPAKTLLTNANLVLDGFPDLQKSFEVLIEGNRIASVSKTPLAREGARVIDVGGRTLMPGLIDAHAHITGLSLSPKNSNYSAQQIADAAAHYLKASLMDGFTSLREAGGADHTVARLLNEGNLIGPRLFYSGRALTQTGGGADFRTPDEVTDPCGQPGPFSVMSIIADGIDQVRRAAREELRRGASQIKVFASGGVVFPSEAHATLYEYSMDELRAIVEEANARGTYVMAHAYTDDAVRRCLEAGVRSIEHANFVSEATVERMARARAFLDPTFISLVQRIESAPETRLSPGIVNNLEATVARGHQVYRWAKRYGVPIAMGTDLWGPEAQHCQVREFTMRIDLDEPANIVRSATRINADLLNQTGNLGVVAEGAYADLLAVDGNPLVDLRVLTNPGKNLRLIMKDGIIYKNEL, from the coding sequence ATGGAGGCGCCCGCCAAAACCCTCCTCACTAACGCGAATCTGGTGCTCGACGGATTCCCGGACCTGCAGAAGTCTTTCGAGGTTCTCATCGAGGGGAATCGGATAGCGTCGGTTTCCAAAACTCCGCTGGCGCGCGAAGGCGCGCGGGTTATCGATGTCGGCGGCCGTACCCTGATGCCGGGTCTAATCGATGCGCACGCACACATCACCGGCTTGTCCCTGAGCCCCAAGAACAGCAACTATTCGGCGCAACAAATCGCCGATGCCGCCGCCCACTATCTCAAAGCCAGCCTGATGGACGGGTTTACCTCGCTGCGGGAAGCCGGCGGAGCCGATCACACCGTCGCGCGCCTGTTGAATGAGGGCAACCTGATTGGTCCACGCCTCTTCTATTCAGGGCGCGCACTGACCCAGACCGGTGGCGGGGCCGACTTCCGGACTCCCGATGAGGTCACTGACCCCTGCGGACAACCGGGACCGTTTTCGGTGATGTCGATAATCGCCGATGGAATCGATCAGGTGCGCAGGGCGGCTCGCGAAGAGCTGCGGCGCGGTGCCTCACAGATAAAAGTATTCGCCTCGGGCGGCGTGGTGTTTCCTTCGGAAGCTCACGCCACGCTTTACGAATACTCGATGGACGAGTTGCGCGCGATTGTCGAAGAGGCGAATGCCCGCGGCACCTACGTAATGGCACACGCCTACACCGACGATGCCGTCCGCCGCTGTCTCGAAGCGGGCGTGCGATCAATCGAGCACGCCAACTTCGTCAGCGAAGCCACGGTCGAACGGATGGCCCGCGCGCGCGCCTTTCTCGACCCCACCTTTATATCGCTCGTGCAGCGAATCGAATCGGCGCCCGAGACCAGACTCTCCCCAGGCATTGTGAACAATCTTGAGGCGACGGTCGCGAGGGGCCATCAGGTTTACCGATGGGCGAAACGCTATGGGGTTCCTATCGCCATGGGAACCGATTTATGGGGACCCGAAGCCCAGCACTGCCAGGTCCGCGAATTTACAATGCGAATCGACCTCGACGAACCGGCGAATATCGTCCGGTCCGCTACCCGCATCAACGCCGACCTTCTGAATCAAACCGGGAACCTTGGAGTTGTGGCCGAGGGAGCCTACGCCGACCTGCTGGCAGTCGACGGCAACCCGCTGGTCGACCTAAGAGTCCTGACCAATCCCGGAAAAAACCTCAGACTAATAATGAAGGACGGAATCATCTACAAAAACGAGCTGTGA
- a CDS encoding ABC-F family ATP-binding cassette domain-containing protein, protein MLALDNLTKSFGARIILDQVTWSMNDDARVGLVGLNGAGKSTLLRLIAEVSTPDSGRIARPQKTRVGYLAQDAPEMGGRDVLAETLSALDRVQVLDRRRREVEEILAREHSGPLHDSALSELGDILHELERHDFYSAESRATAVLFGLGFKEEDLTREVAEFSGGIRMRIALAKLLLDAPDFLMLDEPTNHLDIEARNWLEDFLQSYTGGIILVSHDRYFLDRVTSRTVEVARGKLTEYQGNYSRYLVQREERFQLEMSAYEKQRVEIDHLEAFISRFRYQKSKAALVQSRIRQLEKLDRLKPPVGAEKPPAINFPACQRGARRVFELREIAKRYGELVVYDGVDLVIERGQKVALVGPNGAGKSTLMKLMAGIEPLTGGQLVVGDKVVAGYFAQNLAESLNYDNTVFKELSDHAEAMRTPEIRGLLGALLFSGDEVEKRAGVLSGGERARLALAKVLAQRNNCLLLDEPTNNLDIIAKDTLLEALRRFLGTVIIVSHDRHVLNELVTEVIEVGQGHAIRYLGNYDDYLAKKAEMEVRAAAVANGTPSKPPPAALQREGRGQVSPDREREREQKRRSEHAAKERSRIEADIEKKESERAALAQEMNDPNFYLARKDADQLIAKYERLGREVDKLYGDLEKYEGPTAAR, encoded by the coding sequence ATGCTTGCGTTAGACAACCTTACCAAGTCGTTCGGTGCTCGAATCATTCTTGACCAAGTGACCTGGTCGATGAATGACGACGCACGAGTCGGCCTGGTCGGACTTAATGGCGCCGGTAAGTCGACCCTGTTACGTCTGATTGCCGAGGTGTCCACCCCCGATTCCGGGCGAATCGCCCGCCCGCAGAAGACACGGGTCGGCTACCTGGCCCAGGACGCCCCGGAGATGGGCGGGCGCGATGTACTCGCGGAAACGCTTTCGGCGCTCGACCGCGTGCAGGTGCTAGATCGCCGCCGCCGCGAAGTCGAGGAGATACTAGCACGTGAGCACTCGGGGCCACTGCACGATTCCGCCCTGTCCGAGCTGGGCGACATCCTGCACGAGCTGGAACGCCACGATTTCTACAGCGCCGAGAGCCGCGCGACCGCCGTGCTGTTCGGGCTGGGGTTCAAAGAGGAGGATCTGACTCGCGAGGTCGCCGAATTCTCGGGCGGCATCCGGATGCGGATTGCGCTGGCGAAGTTGCTGCTCGACGCGCCCGATTTCTTGATGCTCGACGAACCGACCAACCATCTGGATATCGAGGCCCGCAACTGGCTGGAAGATTTTCTGCAGTCGTACACCGGCGGAATAATCCTCGTTTCGCACGACCGTTACTTTCTCGACCGTGTGACGTCCCGGACGGTAGAAGTCGCGCGCGGCAAACTGACCGAATACCAGGGCAACTACTCGCGCTATCTGGTTCAGCGCGAAGAACGCTTTCAGCTCGAGATGTCCGCCTACGAAAAACAGCGGGTGGAAATCGACCACCTGGAGGCGTTTATCAGCCGCTTCCGCTATCAAAAGAGCAAAGCCGCCCTGGTGCAGAGCCGAATCAGGCAACTCGAGAAACTGGACCGACTTAAGCCGCCGGTGGGAGCCGAAAAACCTCCGGCGATTAACTTTCCAGCATGCCAACGCGGTGCGCGGCGCGTATTCGAGCTACGCGAGATCGCAAAGCGCTACGGCGAGCTCGTGGTTTACGACGGCGTCGACCTGGTAATCGAACGCGGGCAGAAAGTGGCCCTGGTCGGACCCAACGGCGCCGGGAAGTCGACGCTGATGAAACTGATGGCGGGAATTGAGCCGCTGACTGGCGGTCAACTAGTCGTGGGTGACAAGGTGGTCGCGGGGTACTTCGCGCAGAACCTTGCGGAGTCGCTCAACTACGACAACACCGTCTTCAAGGAACTCAGCGACCACGCCGAGGCTATGAGGACGCCCGAGATCCGCGGCCTGCTTGGTGCGCTGCTCTTTTCTGGTGACGAGGTCGAGAAACGTGCCGGGGTACTGTCGGGCGGCGAGCGAGCCCGTCTGGCGTTGGCCAAAGTGCTCGCGCAACGCAACAACTGCCTGCTGCTGGACGAGCCGACCAACAACCTGGATATCATCGCCAAGGACACGCTCCTGGAAGCCCTGCGCCGTTTCCTCGGCACCGTAATTATCGTGAGTCATGACCGGCACGTGCTAAATGAGCTGGTTACCGAAGTCATCGAGGTTGGTCAGGGCCACGCGATTCGCTACCTCGGCAACTACGATGACTACCTTGCCAAGAAAGCGGAGATGGAAGTGCGCGCGGCGGCGGTTGCGAACGGAACGCCGTCTAAGCCGCCACCCGCCGCGCTGCAGCGCGAGGGGCGCGGGCAAGTCTCGCCCGATCGCGAGCGAGAGCGCGAGCAGAAGCGGCGTTCAGAACACGCGGCCAAGGAGCGCTCGCGAATCGAGGCTGACATCGAGAAGAAGGAGAGCGAGCGCGCCGCGCTGGCCCAGGAAATGAACGATCCCAATTTCTATCTGGCACGAAAAGACGCAGACCAGCTGATCGCCAAGTACGAGAGGCTGGGACGCGAGGTGGATAAGCTGTATGGCGACCTGGAGAAATACGAAGGGCCCACCGCAGCAAGATAA